In Macrobrachium rosenbergii isolate ZJJX-2024 chromosome 6, ASM4041242v1, whole genome shotgun sequence, a genomic segment contains:
- the LOC136839409 gene encoding motile sperm domain-containing protein 1-like isoform X3, with the protein MQGGGLDGRVPVFVFPTALTFYLNDQSTHKQIVTIYNPYEFRISYQILCNAPGRYRVESPQGVIRPHCCIDVVITHSDATLNNVLAPDKLRFQICEDGSRQILGRKDIPATLVKGVPDPQSGGDSDRFESVQAPEHGAVLGAGDGYRGRNQRPVFGASQGKNGPSLVLVAAAIVCVLALLLPTEGDHSDSNIPTCFHPSANVKIAISFALGMITLAILKRG; encoded by the exons ATGCAGGGAGGTGGGCTGGATGGACGAGTCCCAGTATTCGTCTTTCCTACAGCACTCACGTTTTACCTCAATGATCAGTCGACACACAAGCAAATTGTGACCATCTATAATCCTTATGAATTCCGAATATCGTACCAAA tACTGTGCAATGCTCCAGGACGTTATAGAGTAGAAAGTCCTCAAGGTGTGATCAGGCCACACTGTTGTATTGATGTTGTCATCACCCACTCCGATGCTACCTTGAATAATGTGCTAGCACCTGATAAACTAAGATTTCAAATATGTGAAGATGGGAGCAGACAG ATTCTGGGGAGAAAGGACATTCCTGCCACTTTGGTGAAGGGTGTTCCAGATCCCCAGAGTGGAGGGGATAGTGATCGGTTTGAGTCCGTCCAGGCTCCGGAGCATGGTGCTGTGTTAGGGGCAGGAGATGGGTATCGTGGACGCAATCAACGACCAGTATTTGGGGCTTCCCAGG gcaaGAATGGGCCAAGTTTAGTGTTGGTTGCAGCTGCCATTGTTTGTGTACTAGCGTTGCTTCTGCCAACAGAAGGTGACCATTCAGACTCGAATATACCAACATGTTTTCATCCTAGTGCCAATGTCAAAATTGCTATTTCCTTTGCACTTG
- the LOC136839409 gene encoding motile sperm domain-containing protein 1-like isoform X2 → MIGNVVMQGGGLDGRVPVFVFPTALTFYLNDQSTHKQIVTIYNPYEFRISYQILCNAPGRYRVESPQGVIRPHCCIDVVITHSDATLNNVLAPDKLRFQICEDGSRQILGRKDIPATLVKGVPDPQSGGDSDRFESVQAPEHGAVLGAGDGYRGRNQRPVFGASQGKNGPSLVLVAAAIVCVLALLLPTEGDHSDSNIPTCFHPSANVKIAISFALGMITLAILKRG, encoded by the exons gtaatgtGGTGATGCAGGGAGGTGGGCTGGATGGACGAGTCCCAGTATTCGTCTTTCCTACAGCACTCACGTTTTACCTCAATGATCAGTCGACACACAAGCAAATTGTGACCATCTATAATCCTTATGAATTCCGAATATCGTACCAAA tACTGTGCAATGCTCCAGGACGTTATAGAGTAGAAAGTCCTCAAGGTGTGATCAGGCCACACTGTTGTATTGATGTTGTCATCACCCACTCCGATGCTACCTTGAATAATGTGCTAGCACCTGATAAACTAAGATTTCAAATATGTGAAGATGGGAGCAGACAG ATTCTGGGGAGAAAGGACATTCCTGCCACTTTGGTGAAGGGTGTTCCAGATCCCCAGAGTGGAGGGGATAGTGATCGGTTTGAGTCCGTCCAGGCTCCGGAGCATGGTGCTGTGTTAGGGGCAGGAGATGGGTATCGTGGACGCAATCAACGACCAGTATTTGGGGCTTCCCAGG gcaaGAATGGGCCAAGTTTAGTGTTGGTTGCAGCTGCCATTGTTTGTGTACTAGCGTTGCTTCTGCCAACAGAAGGTGACCATTCAGACTCGAATATACCAACATGTTTTCATCCTAGTGCCAATGTCAAAATTGCTATTTCCTTTGCACTTG